The DNA segment CATGATCGCCTGCCGGACGACGGTCATGTACACCTCGGGGGCGATCTCGATCATCACCTGCCGATCACCGGTGCGGTGGATCCGGCCGACGATGCCGGTGGTGGTCATCACCCACACCCCGGGGGTGGCCGACTCCAGGGTCTTCGCCTGTTCCTTCTGCCGGTTCCTGGTCGGCCGGATGATCAGGAAGTAGAAGCCGACGACCATCAGCGCAATCAACCCGAGAGTGGTCAGGTTCTCGAGGTTCATGGGTCTCCTGCAGTCGTGTATCGGTACGCCGGTCGGCGCTGGACAGATGTCGTCGGAG comes from the Naumannella halotolerans genome and includes:
- the yajC gene encoding preprotein translocase subunit YajC; its protein translation is MNLENLTTLGLIALMVVGFYFLIIRPTRNRQKEQAKTLESATPGVWVMTTTGIVGRIHRTGDRQVMIEIAPEVYMTVVRQAIMQVLPDEQANEFLDPDTMLERDPEFDDDFDADDSVDRFDTTDEPLTNDTSSVDPRATDRSTTRDSTDTAAEGSGDTDDKSTGR